Proteins encoded together in one Synechococcus sp. BL107 window:
- a CDS encoding alpha/beta hydrolase gives MSSTQTLRRRLLAWSTGLSLSLFSVGTPSLAATDVALVSGGFRRSIPVKEFEHLADTGEAIGLLGNLLEFSKQDPEEISKLLNQELSIPLILTSRLINTRIGEAIIRRVARIIYPIYTPQAEVSVPAIRAGIINGLHQADGLTAVGFLKAYPNQVMAVNLPALFAVIEKTESIASLVKFFADSPLDGLKDPNS, from the coding sequence ATGTCCTCAACCCAAACACTGCGACGCAGATTGCTCGCATGGTCAACTGGGCTGAGCCTCAGCCTATTTAGCGTTGGAACACCGAGCCTTGCGGCAACGGACGTTGCTCTTGTGAGTGGTGGGTTTCGTCGTTCGATCCCTGTGAAAGAGTTCGAACATTTGGCCGATACGGGCGAAGCCATCGGACTGCTGGGCAATCTCCTCGAATTCTCCAAACAGGATCCGGAGGAGATTTCGAAGTTACTCAATCAAGAGTTGTCGATCCCCCTCATTCTCACGAGCCGTTTAATCAATACACGCATCGGTGAAGCCATCATTCGCCGTGTCGCTCGGATCATTTATCCGATTTACACCCCACAAGCGGAGGTGAGTGTCCCGGCCATTCGTGCAGGCATCATCAATGGCCTTCATCAAGCGGATGGCCTAACCGCTGTTGGATTCCTCAAGGCCTATCCAAATCAAGTAATGGCGGTCAATCTTCCTGCGCTGTTTGCGGTGATTGAAAAAACAGAATCCATTGCCAGCTTGGTGAAATTCTTTGCTGATTCACCGCTCGACGGACTGAAAGATCCCAACTCATAA
- a CDS encoding AarF/ABC1/UbiB kinase family protein encodes MAEELGDFIEAAGLLEYDPAAITRIYAGHPQRLIRRLWQTLVPIGLLLFGVAFDWLFQLLKDETRARSRAKECAELLVDLGPAFIKAGQALSTRPDIVPPLLLEELAQLQDQLPGFDSELAMACIEEDLGGPVENFYKQLDRDPISAASLGQVHKGILKNGQKVAVKVQRPGLREQITLDLYIVRNIASWLNTNIGLIRSDLVALIDELGKRVFEEMDYINEADNAEKFGILHQHNPRIAVPAIYHEATSRRVLTMEWIDGVKLTNLEGVREMGIDPDDMVEVGVNCSLQQLLEHGFFHADPHPGNLLAMEDGRLCYLDFGMMSEVSRESRTGLIQAVVHLVNRNFGRLSKDFVTLGFLAEDVNLEPIVPAFEKVFSQALQAGVNRMDFKAVTDDMSGVMYKFPFRVPPYYALIIRSLVTLEGIALSVDPEFKILGAAYPYFARRLMEDPDPQLRQSLKEMLFDGDAFRWSRLENLVSSAASQAQLDLDTLLDQLLDFLFSPKAGLLRNQLVEATVDRLDALGWSTMQRLGRRLPRGLQPAGMTSMNHGGSLDPFMQIEPVRELIAVLQSLPGFTPDLVLKRMPRVFKEPDARRMGFQVAQGLAERGVVRLVRVAAGVAT; translated from the coding sequence ATGGCGGAGGAACTTGGGGATTTCATCGAAGCAGCTGGTCTGCTCGAGTACGACCCTGCCGCCATTACGCGGATCTACGCAGGTCACCCTCAACGGCTCATCAGGCGGCTTTGGCAAACACTGGTTCCGATTGGCCTCCTGCTGTTTGGTGTGGCCTTCGACTGGCTGTTCCAGCTGCTGAAGGATGAAACGCGGGCAAGATCACGTGCCAAGGAATGTGCCGAACTGTTGGTAGACCTGGGCCCAGCCTTCATCAAGGCCGGCCAAGCCTTATCAACCCGACCAGACATCGTTCCTCCTCTTCTGTTGGAAGAGCTCGCCCAACTCCAAGATCAACTGCCGGGCTTCGACAGTGAACTGGCCATGGCTTGCATCGAAGAAGACCTAGGCGGCCCAGTAGAGAATTTTTATAAGCAATTGGATCGTGATCCAATTTCAGCAGCATCCCTTGGCCAAGTTCATAAGGGGATCCTGAAAAATGGTCAAAAAGTAGCGGTCAAAGTTCAACGTCCTGGGCTCCGAGAACAGATCACGCTTGATCTTTATATCGTCAGAAATATTGCTTCATGGCTTAACACAAATATCGGCCTAATCCGTAGCGATCTTGTTGCCTTGATCGATGAGCTCGGCAAACGCGTGTTTGAAGAAATGGATTATATCAATGAAGCAGATAATGCCGAAAAATTTGGGATATTACATCAACACAATCCTCGTATTGCCGTCCCCGCCATTTATCACGAAGCCACCAGTCGTCGTGTCTTAACGATGGAGTGGATCGATGGCGTCAAACTCACCAACCTAGAAGGGGTTCGTGAGATGGGAATCGATCCAGACGACATGGTGGAAGTAGGCGTGAATTGCAGCCTTCAGCAACTTTTAGAACATGGATTTTTTCATGCAGATCCCCATCCAGGCAATCTTCTTGCGATGGAAGATGGAAGGCTTTGCTATCTCGATTTCGGGATGATGAGTGAGGTTAGTCGAGAATCACGCACAGGTTTAATTCAAGCTGTTGTTCACTTAGTTAACAGGAACTTCGGTCGCCTTTCGAAAGACTTTGTCACCCTTGGATTTTTAGCAGAAGATGTCAATCTGGAGCCAATTGTTCCTGCTTTCGAAAAAGTCTTTAGTCAGGCTCTGCAAGCTGGAGTGAACCGCATGGACTTCAAAGCGGTTACGGACGATATGTCTGGTGTGATGTACAAATTTCCGTTCAGAGTTCCTCCCTATTACGCCCTGATCATCCGCTCACTAGTAACCCTTGAAGGAATTGCTCTGAGTGTCGATCCCGAGTTCAAAATTCTAGGCGCCGCCTACCCCTACTTCGCACGACGGCTCATGGAAGATCCGGATCCACAGCTACGTCAAAGTCTCAAAGAAATGCTCTTCGACGGCGATGCATTCCGTTGGAGCCGGCTTGAAAATTTGGTGTCCAGTGCTGCTAGTCAGGCTCAACTCGACCTCGACACATTGCTGGACCAGCTGCTTGATTTCCTCTTTTCCCCAAAGGCTGGATTACTACGCAATCAACTAGTCGAAGCAACCGTGGATCGCCTCGATGCGTTGGGCTGGTCGACCATGCAACGACTTGGACGTCGACTACCACGGGGGCTTCAACCTGCTGGGATGACATCGATGAACCATGGAGGGTCACTTGACCCATTCATGCAAATAGAACCGGTTCGTGAACTCATTGCCGTCTTGCAATCTTTACCGGGATTTACACCCGATCTCGTGCTTAAGCGCATGCCAAGGGTGTTCAAAGAACCCGATGCACGACGGATGGGTTTCCAAGTCGCCCAAGGTTTGGCCGAACGGGGAGTTGTCCGCTTGGTCCGCGTCGCGGCAGGAGTAGCCACCTAA
- the recN gene encoding DNA repair protein RecN, translating to MLTGLQLNNIALIDSLELDFCDGFTVLTGETGAGKSILLDALDAVLGGAQGANGLRLLRSGCDRAQIEASFNPSNQVRQWLLEADFDCDEEELLLSREWKRQDETRFSSRSRLNGISVNRQQLMELRPLLIDLTVQGQTQQLSRPGQQRRWLDQLGGAALADRLESTKTTWNRWKAAAIALNTSEQERERLEQERLEQEDLLDLLEKADLDDPSEDGLLEQEQDRLVHGVRLQEGLGLLFGRLREGAEQAPSLQEHFAVAIQELQAMSQLDGSVQPLRDQALDLEAGINDLLQSLDDYSCTLDSNPERLGSIQERLADLKRLQRRHGLDLAALIERRDHLRHILEDGGAEADLDRLRLAEELARADRDEANALLHGSRLKAADSLQASLLELLPPMGLANVRFQVELSESEPADHGADAIRFLFSANPGQPLAPLQDVASGGEMSRFLLALKTTLATVDGSSTLLFDEIDAGVSGRVSGAMAELLHVLAQHRQVFCVTHQPLVAAVADHHFRVSKHVDAGITHSRVSQLRDTQQRRQELADLAGGDQAEAYAASLLAQRSA from the coding sequence GTGCTGACCGGTCTTCAACTCAACAACATCGCCTTGATCGACAGCCTGGAGCTGGATTTTTGCGATGGTTTCACAGTGCTGACGGGTGAAACCGGAGCCGGAAAATCCATTCTTTTGGATGCCCTTGATGCGGTCTTAGGTGGGGCCCAGGGCGCGAATGGCCTTCGATTGCTCCGTAGTGGCTGTGACCGTGCCCAGATTGAGGCCAGCTTTAATCCGTCCAACCAAGTTCGGCAGTGGCTTTTGGAAGCGGATTTTGACTGCGACGAGGAGGAGTTGCTTTTAAGTCGTGAATGGAAGCGTCAGGATGAGACCCGATTTTCCAGCCGTTCTCGTCTCAATGGAATTTCCGTCAATCGCCAGCAGCTGATGGAGTTGCGGCCACTTTTGATTGATCTCACGGTTCAAGGACAAACGCAGCAGCTCTCCCGTCCTGGTCAGCAGAGACGTTGGCTGGACCAACTGGGCGGTGCAGCCCTCGCAGACCGACTGGAATCGACAAAGACGACCTGGAACCGGTGGAAGGCCGCGGCCATTGCTTTGAACACCTCTGAGCAGGAACGAGAGCGATTGGAGCAAGAGCGGTTGGAACAAGAGGACCTGTTGGATCTTCTTGAGAAAGCTGATCTTGATGACCCCTCTGAGGACGGTCTGCTCGAGCAGGAACAGGACCGTTTGGTGCATGGCGTGAGGCTGCAGGAGGGGTTGGGTTTGCTCTTTGGTCGTCTGCGGGAGGGAGCAGAACAAGCACCTTCCTTGCAGGAGCACTTTGCAGTGGCCATCCAGGAGTTGCAGGCGATGAGCCAATTGGATGGTTCGGTGCAGCCGCTGCGCGATCAGGCCTTGGACCTCGAGGCAGGTATCAACGACTTACTGCAATCTCTCGACGACTACAGCTGCACTTTGGATAGCAATCCTGAACGACTCGGCTCGATTCAAGAGCGACTTGCCGACTTGAAACGCTTGCAACGACGCCATGGTCTTGATTTGGCGGCTCTGATTGAACGACGTGATCACTTGCGCCACATCCTGGAGGACGGCGGCGCTGAAGCCGACCTTGATCGGCTGCGTTTGGCTGAAGAGTTAGCTCGGGCTGACCGGGATGAGGCCAATGCCCTGTTGCATGGTTCCCGTCTCAAGGCGGCCGATTCACTTCAGGCGTCGTTGCTTGAGTTACTGCCCCCAATGGGGTTAGCCAATGTTCGTTTTCAGGTGGAACTATCGGAATCAGAGCCAGCGGATCATGGTGCAGATGCCATCCGTTTTCTTTTTTCTGCCAATCCAGGACAGCCGCTAGCTCCTCTGCAAGACGTTGCATCGGGCGGTGAGATGTCGCGTTTCCTGCTGGCTTTGAAGACCACGCTTGCCACCGTTGATGGATCAAGCACCTTGCTTTTTGATGAAATTGATGCCGGTGTTAGCGGTCGGGTCAGCGGCGCGATGGCGGAGTTGCTTCACGTCTTGGCTCAGCACCGTCAGGTGTTTTGCGTCACCCATCAGCCGTTAGTGGCAGCCGTTGCGGATCACCACTTCCGGGTGTCTAAACACGTCGATGCTGGGATCACGCATTCGCGAGTGTCCCAACTGCGGGACACCCAACAGCGTCGCCAGGAACTAGCGGATTTGGCTGGTGGTGACCAGGCAGAGGCCTATGCAGCCAGTTTGCTGGCCCAGCGGTCAGCGTGA
- the uvrA gene encoding excinuclease ABC subunit UvrA: MGRADANNSIQPASSELSRSTQDNVIRVRGARQHNLKNVDITIPRNELVVFTGVSGSGKSSLAFDTIFAEGQRRYVESLSAYARQFLGQVDKPDVDAIEGLSPAISIDQKSTSHNPRSTVGTVTEIQDYLRLLFGRAGEPYCPQCGRSIRPQSIDEMVDQILLLPEGTRYQLLAPVVRGKKGTHAKLISGLAAEGFARVRINAEVRELGDNIELDKNHTHNVEVVVDRLVAREGIQERLTDSLRTALKRGDGLALVEVVPKKDEELPEGVERERLYSENFACPVHGAVMEELSPRLFSFNSPYGACEACHGIGHLRKFTADRVIPDPSQPVYAAVAPWAEKDNSYYFSLLYSVGEAFGFEIKTPWNELTDEQRDVLLNGSREPILIQADSRYRKGKAGYTRPFEGILPILERQLRDVSGEAQRQKLEKYLELVPCQACGGQRLRPEALAVKVGPFRIPELTSVSVGETLERIEQLMGVGTHEGAEPLLNPRQIQIGDLVLREIRLRLRFLLDVGLDYLSLDRPAMTLSGGEAQRIRLATQIGAGLTGVLYVLDEPSIGLHQRDNDRLLNTLRRLRDLGNTLVVVEHDEETIRAADHVVDIGPGAGVHGGHIVAEGSFDDLLNSKESLTGAYLSGRRSIPTPAERREEGTRRLQLIDCNRNNLKNVSVDFPLGRLVSVTGVSGSGKSTLVNELLHPALENGLGLKVPFPNGIGELRGIKSIDKVIVIDQSPIGRTPRSNPATYTGAFDPIRQVFAATVEAKARGYQVGQFSFNVKGGRCESCRGQGVNVIEMNFLPDVYVQCDVCKGARFNRETLQVKYKGYTIADVLQMTVEQAAEVFSAIPQAADRLRTLVDVGLGYVKLGQPAPTLSGGEAQRVKLATELSRRATGKTLYLIDEPTTGLSFYDVHKLMDVMQRLVEKGNSIICIEHNLDVIRCSDWVIDLGPEGGDRGGEILVTGTPEDVAKHQTSHTGQYLKRVLEQHPPQVPAIVA, encoded by the coding sequence ATGGGGCGAGCTGATGCCAACAATTCAATCCAGCCCGCATCTTCAGAGCTCTCTCGCAGCACTCAAGACAATGTGATTCGAGTGCGTGGTGCTCGTCAGCACAACCTCAAAAACGTCGACATCACCATCCCTCGCAATGAGTTGGTGGTCTTTACGGGTGTGAGTGGCAGTGGTAAGAGCTCTCTCGCTTTCGACACAATTTTTGCTGAGGGTCAACGCCGTTACGTCGAGAGTTTGTCGGCCTACGCAAGGCAGTTCCTCGGTCAGGTTGATAAGCCGGATGTGGATGCCATCGAGGGCCTCTCGCCAGCGATTTCGATCGACCAGAAATCCACGAGTCACAATCCTCGATCCACCGTTGGCACCGTTACCGAGATTCAGGACTATCTCCGCCTCTTGTTCGGTCGAGCTGGTGAACCGTATTGCCCCCAATGTGGTCGGTCGATCCGTCCTCAAAGCATCGACGAGATGGTCGATCAAATTTTGTTGTTGCCAGAGGGAACTCGATATCAACTTCTAGCTCCAGTTGTTCGCGGAAAAAAAGGAACTCACGCGAAACTCATTAGTGGTTTGGCTGCTGAAGGATTTGCTCGGGTGCGCATCAATGCTGAGGTGCGTGAGTTGGGAGACAATATTGAGCTCGATAAAAATCACACCCACAACGTTGAAGTTGTGGTTGATCGTTTGGTTGCACGTGAAGGGATTCAAGAGCGGCTAACTGATTCTCTTCGTACCGCACTCAAGCGTGGCGATGGATTGGCGTTGGTGGAGGTTGTTCCTAAGAAAGACGAAGAACTGCCTGAAGGAGTAGAGCGAGAGCGTCTTTATTCTGAAAATTTTGCCTGCCCAGTTCATGGGGCAGTTATGGAAGAACTCTCACCAAGATTGTTTTCTTTCAATAGTCCTTACGGTGCATGTGAGGCCTGTCACGGGATTGGTCATCTAAGAAAATTCACTGCAGACCGGGTTATTCCTGATCCGAGTCAACCTGTGTATGCAGCCGTTGCACCTTGGGCAGAAAAAGACAACAGTTATTACTTTTCTCTGCTTTATTCAGTAGGGGAGGCATTTGGATTTGAAATAAAAACCCCATGGAACGAGCTGACTGATGAGCAGCGAGATGTGTTGCTCAATGGCAGTCGTGAACCGATTTTGATTCAGGCTGACAGTCGCTATCGCAAAGGAAAAGCTGGTTATACGCGCCCCTTTGAAGGCATTTTGCCGATTTTGGAACGGCAACTACGAGATGTGAGCGGTGAAGCCCAGCGTCAGAAATTAGAAAAATATCTCGAACTTGTTCCTTGTCAGGCCTGTGGTGGTCAGCGGCTACGTCCTGAGGCTTTGGCTGTCAAGGTTGGGCCGTTTCGAATTCCAGAGCTCACCTCTGTGAGTGTTGGAGAAACATTGGAAAGAATTGAGCAGTTGATGGGTGTAGGCACCCATGAAGGTGCTGAGCCACTCTTAAATCCACGTCAGATCCAAATTGGCGATTTGGTTCTTCGAGAAATTCGACTTCGACTTCGCTTCCTTCTCGATGTTGGTTTGGATTACCTCAGCCTTGATCGTCCGGCGATGACGCTCTCCGGCGGTGAAGCTCAGAGGATCCGTTTAGCCACTCAGATTGGTGCTGGTCTTACGGGGGTTCTTTATGTGCTCGATGAGCCCAGTATTGGCCTACATCAGCGGGATAACGATCGTTTGCTGAATACGCTTCGACGTTTACGGGATCTTGGAAACACACTCGTTGTTGTTGAACACGACGAGGAAACAATTCGTGCTGCCGACCATGTCGTTGATATTGGACCTGGTGCGGGAGTTCATGGGGGTCACATTGTTGCGGAGGGCTCTTTCGATGATTTACTCAACAGCAAAGAATCGCTGACGGGGGCTTACCTCAGTGGACGTCGATCAATACCCACTCCTGCAGAACGGCGTGAGGAAGGAACCAGACGACTGCAGCTGATTGATTGCAATCGCAACAACCTTAAAAATGTCAGCGTTGACTTCCCTCTCGGTCGTCTTGTGTCTGTAACGGGAGTCAGTGGGAGTGGAAAAAGTACATTAGTGAATGAATTACTTCATCCTGCTCTTGAAAATGGTCTTGGTTTGAAAGTTCCATTTCCGAATGGAATAGGTGAGCTGCGTGGGATTAAGTCGATCGATAAAGTGATCGTGATCGATCAAAGTCCGATTGGACGAACGCCTAGATCAAACCCAGCTACATATACGGGTGCTTTTGATCCCATCCGTCAGGTTTTTGCAGCCACCGTTGAAGCCAAGGCCCGTGGTTATCAAGTCGGTCAGTTTAGTTTTAATGTTAAGGGTGGTCGTTGTGAATCATGTCGAGGACAGGGTGTCAATGTTATTGAGATGAATTTCTTGCCTGACGTATATGTTCAGTGTGATGTTTGTAAGGGCGCTCGCTTCAATCGCGAAACCCTTCAAGTGAAATACAAGGGTTATACGATCGCAGATGTTCTCCAGATGACTGTTGAGCAGGCTGCTGAAGTATTTTCAGCAATTCCTCAAGCTGCTGATCGCTTACGCACGTTGGTGGATGTTGGTCTTGGATACGTCAAACTCGGACAACCTGCGCCGACGTTGTCTGGAGGTGAAGCCCAGAGGGTGAAGTTGGCAACAGAGTTGTCCCGTCGTGCGACAGGAAAGACGCTCTACTTAATTGATGAACCAACCACCGGACTGAGTTTTTATGATGTTCACAAATTGATGGATGTGATGCAGCGCTTGGTCGAAAAAGGAAATTCAATAATTTGTATTGAACACAATCTCGATGTCATTCGTTGTAGTGATTGGGTTATTGACCTCGGCCCCGAAGGTGGTGATCGAGGCGGTGAGATTTTGGTGACGGGTACTCCGGAGGATGTGGCAAAGCATCAGACCAGTCATACGGGTCAGTACCTCAAACGTGTGTTGGAGCAGCATCCTCCGCAGGTACCGGCAATAGTTGCCTGA
- a CDS encoding alpha/beta fold hydrolase, whose amino-acid sequence MTTMRMRHLLIAALSGAALSLVSSPSRALERLVLRFPFLETSVTINLGDVQSTSELIRQSPDLADLQMAGDTRLFELIDKVFLTPLPLETKALLQGSTGQPLLEQALWAATQLVELEGTVPDPSGRMLTDALVAADEMGQPNVLGFLRSMPGEQASIDFSKVSVVANRLKANLEQGVALVQATEAATVNSALREPLRGGWSREEQRLSVRHRPQPLRLLVLRPTGTDLGRLAVISHGLWDDPESFEGWGELLAANGYTVLLPDHPGSDSSQQQSMLAGDTPPPGPEELRLRPLDVSALIDAVRDGRLLSGQSIDTNSVAMIGHSWGATTSLQIAGGRPTENKLRTRCVDQKDPERNISWVLQCSWLSGIEQAAAPDPRVKAVVAVSPPLRLLFDPTSSKSMSAKVLLVSGTRDWVVPSGPEAIRPMRDTGAVRMGHRLVLVNGADHFNLRSFRGEERPALIGPVLLAWLNEQLGEDGSVTFSGGGWGDNEGRLVDVSGSL is encoded by the coding sequence ATGACAACCATGCGGATGCGTCACCTTCTCATCGCTGCTCTTTCGGGAGCGGCTCTATCGCTTGTCTCTAGTCCGTCCCGAGCGCTGGAACGGCTTGTCTTGCGTTTTCCTTTTTTGGAGACCAGCGTCACGATCAACCTGGGTGATGTTCAGTCGACATCTGAATTGATTCGTCAAAGCCCGGATCTGGCCGACCTTCAGATGGCCGGAGATACCCGCCTGTTTGAGCTGATCGACAAGGTGTTTCTGACCCCGCTTCCTTTGGAAACCAAGGCGTTGTTGCAAGGGTCCACCGGCCAGCCTCTGCTGGAACAAGCTTTGTGGGCGGCAACTCAACTGGTGGAGCTGGAGGGCACTGTTCCAGATCCCAGTGGTCGCATGTTGACGGATGCTCTGGTTGCGGCTGATGAGATGGGTCAGCCCAATGTTCTTGGCTTTCTGAGGTCGATGCCTGGGGAGCAAGCATCGATTGATTTTTCCAAGGTTTCTGTTGTAGCCAATCGGTTAAAAGCCAACTTGGAGCAGGGAGTTGCTCTGGTGCAGGCCACGGAAGCTGCAACTGTTAACTCCGCCCTAAGGGAACCGTTGCGAGGGGGTTGGAGCCGTGAAGAGCAGCGCCTGTCGGTGCGTCATCGACCACAGCCGTTACGACTGCTGGTGTTGAGACCCACCGGCACCGACCTCGGTCGATTGGCGGTGATTTCCCATGGTTTGTGGGACGACCCGGAATCGTTTGAGGGTTGGGGAGAACTGCTGGCGGCAAACGGCTACACCGTGCTTCTGCCAGATCATCCAGGCAGTGATTCCAGCCAACAGCAATCGATGTTGGCGGGGGATACCCCACCGCCAGGCCCTGAAGAATTGCGCCTGCGTCCGTTGGATGTATCTGCTCTTATTGATGCTGTGCGTGATGGACGTCTTCTTTCAGGACAATCGATCGACACGAATTCTGTGGCCATGATTGGCCACTCCTGGGGGGCGACAACATCGCTTCAGATTGCTGGGGGTCGTCCTACCGAGAACAAATTACGGACCCGTTGTGTTGATCAAAAAGATCCTGAACGCAACATCAGTTGGGTCTTGCAATGCAGTTGGCTCTCGGGGATTGAACAAGCTGCTGCTCCTGACCCTCGGGTGAAAGCAGTGGTGGCTGTCAGTCCGCCGTTGCGATTGCTGTTTGATCCCACCAGTTCCAAATCAATGAGTGCCAAAGTTTTGTTGGTCAGTGGAACGCGGGATTGGGTGGTTCCCTCGGGGCCTGAAGCGATCAGACCGATGCGTGATACCGGTGCCGTTCGAATGGGCCACCGACTTGTGCTCGTGAATGGAGCTGACCATTTCAACTTGCGCAGTTTTCGTGGAGAAGAGCGGCCTGCATTGATTGGCCCCGTTCTCCTGGCTTGGCTCAATGAACAGCTTGGTGAGGATGGTTCGGTCACCTTTTCTGGTGGGGGATGGGGAGATAACGAAGGTCGGTTGGTGGATGTGAGT